In Opitutaceae bacterium TAV5, one genomic interval encodes:
- a CDS encoding LuxR family transcriptional regulator, with the protein MDIGQFSLACRDLYTPDLTPGRFIERGFRFLRRLVSCEFIACGVLDCRTRRLDIGFDRHHPDFGHTIPAFGRLMDRYPLYNFDPSTNGGRPFRRSQFFSSRQFRDLDIYSEVYRPLGIDNHCALHVPSRPGEILFFGLERAGGSDFSDDELTLLTHAQPLLANARALACGHAALQPDEIVDPRLLVRAGLTPREAETLFWIAQGKSNAEIGGILGLSLYTVKEYAAAVFDKSGVGNRHAAIAWARRTCLELRQKDATPAGFVDIPARATA; encoded by the coding sequence ATGGACATCGGGCAATTCAGCCTTGCCTGCCGCGATCTCTACACCCCCGACCTGACTCCCGGCCGTTTTATCGAACGCGGATTCCGTTTTCTGCGCCGGCTGGTTTCCTGCGAATTCATCGCCTGCGGCGTGCTCGACTGCCGCACCCGTCGTCTCGATATCGGCTTCGACCGGCATCACCCCGATTTCGGCCACACCATCCCCGCCTTCGGCCGGCTCATGGACCGGTATCCGCTCTACAACTTCGACCCCTCCACCAACGGCGGCCGCCCCTTTCGTCGCAGCCAGTTTTTCAGCAGCCGCCAGTTTCGCGACCTCGACATATATTCCGAGGTTTACCGCCCCCTCGGTATCGACAACCACTGCGCGCTGCACGTCCCGTCGCGACCCGGGGAGATTCTTTTTTTCGGACTCGAACGCGCCGGCGGCTCCGATTTTTCCGACGACGAACTGACGCTGCTCACCCACGCCCAGCCGCTCCTCGCCAACGCCCGCGCCCTCGCCTGCGGACACGCCGCCCTGCAACCCGACGAGATCGTCGATCCGCGCCTGCTGGTGCGCGCCGGCCTCACGCCCCGCGAGGCCGAGACCCTGTTCTGGATCGCCCAGGGCAAGAGCAACGCCGAGATCGGCGGCATTCTCGGTCTCAGCCTCTACACCGTGAAGGAGTACGCGGCTGCCGTTTTCGACAAGAGCGGCGTCGGCAACCGCCACGCCGCCATCGCCTGGGCGCGGCGCACCTGCCTGGAACTGCGGCAGAAAGACGCCACGCCGGCCGGGTTTGTGGACATCCCCGCGCGGGCAACGGCCTGA
- a CDS encoding glycosyltransferase family 1: MTTTSRFRNILSRIRSATVALPLALAVPALHAGIVAVDTQVPSSMSAGGTGTDPALYLVGQDSSVTVNHAGYVWLGASTAWNRLIVRNGSSLGSGGYVYIGQAEGADDNNAHITGSGSIWTVAYDLYVGGAGARNNLTVDQGAHVNIVEYDLIVGSQATGNDNNVLVSGPSARLDARLRFMIGLRGSHNVLRVENGGQVSTSSTDFSYIGRYQGANHNRVVVTGRDSRWDLAGNLLIGDGGSHNSLTIEDGGLVSIQRDLYFVYFSSSAPGTDNFVNLDGGFLAFSGDRTTDIERLINGGHIRIRDSVTGEWVTGTIDDFSFGHFADEAGAAAFSGYEGLAGYTLLTSLAAVPEPATWAALLGCGALAWAALRRRRAHYQRLKAF, encoded by the coding sequence ATGACTACCACATCCCGATTCCGGAATATCCTTTCCCGCATTCGCTCCGCTACCGTCGCGCTCCCGCTCGCGCTGGCGGTTCCCGCTCTCCACGCCGGGATTGTCGCTGTGGATACCCAGGTGCCGTCCAGCATGAGTGCCGGAGGCACCGGAACCGATCCGGCCCTTTACCTCGTCGGCCAGGACAGCTCCGTGACAGTGAATCATGCCGGATACGTCTGGCTCGGCGCCTCCACTGCCTGGAACCGGCTCATTGTCCGGAACGGTTCTTCCCTGGGATCGGGAGGCTACGTTTACATCGGCCAGGCCGAGGGGGCCGACGACAACAACGCCCATATCACCGGCAGCGGCTCCATCTGGACAGTCGCTTACGATCTCTACGTCGGGGGGGCGGGAGCCCGGAACAATCTCACCGTCGACCAGGGGGCGCATGTCAACATTGTCGAATACGATCTCATTGTCGGCTCCCAGGCCACAGGCAATGACAACAACGTGCTCGTATCGGGTCCTTCAGCCCGCCTCGATGCCCGGCTGCGGTTCATGATCGGGCTCCGGGGAAGCCACAATGTGCTGCGCGTGGAAAACGGCGGCCAGGTTTCCACCTCCTCCACGGACTTTTCCTACATTGGCCGTTACCAGGGCGCCAACCACAACCGTGTGGTTGTGACCGGACGTGATTCCCGCTGGGACCTTGCCGGCAACCTGCTCATCGGTGATGGCGGCAGCCACAATTCGCTTACGATCGAAGACGGAGGACTGGTCTCCATCCAGAGGGATCTTTACTTTGTCTACTTTTCCTCGTCCGCACCCGGAACGGACAACTTTGTGAACCTCGACGGAGGCTTTCTCGCCTTCAGCGGCGACAGGACCACCGACATCGAACGCCTCATCAACGGAGGCCACATTCGTATCCGTGACTCCGTTACCGGCGAGTGGGTGACCGGCACCATCGATGACTTCTCCTTCGGCCACTTTGCGGACGAGGCCGGGGCAGCGGCGTTCAGCGGCTACGAGGGCCTCGCCGGCTACACGCTGCTCACCAGCCTGGCGGCCGTGCCGGAGCCCGCGACGTGGGCGGCCCTGCTCGGATGCGGCGCGCTCGCCTGGGCCGCCTTGCGCCGGCGGCGGGCGCATTACCAGCGCCTCAAGGCCTTTTGA
- a CDS encoding dienelactone hydrolase has product MQSVVKKTMRPLFPFFSLIFTLAAAPFLHAGSWTTTIKPKRDDNFNTASFRLWIDDAQGSGSTIKPVRGLLVVAPGWNGDGARLADDGRWQALARELSFGIVAVTFKSDDDTSRKPPYHAAHLGSGAAFLRALRTLASDSRHPEVADAPWLAWGHSAGGQLAYGLACVRPDRTLAFAAIKGGYYETEFDKRARAVPGLWVVGERDEPFRAQAITDLFEEHRKNGALWCVAWEKNSGHEEGRSREIVLPFFREAVALRLPATGRTVQPVTVSKTAGWLGIRASYAITPAAKPPVPVPATVRTVWLPGEASARAWVKLGGGADNLDGN; this is encoded by the coding sequence ATGCAATCCGTGGTCAAAAAAACCATGCGCCCTCTCTTCCCGTTTTTCTCCCTGATTTTTACCCTAGCCGCCGCGCCGTTTCTGCACGCCGGCTCGTGGACCACCACGATCAAACCGAAGCGTGATGACAATTTCAATACGGCTTCCTTTCGCCTCTGGATCGACGACGCGCAGGGATCGGGATCGACCATAAAACCGGTGCGCGGCCTGCTCGTGGTCGCCCCGGGCTGGAATGGCGACGGCGCGCGGCTGGCCGATGACGGACGCTGGCAGGCGCTCGCCCGCGAACTGTCGTTCGGCATCGTGGCCGTCACCTTCAAGAGCGACGACGATACCAGCCGGAAACCGCCCTACCACGCGGCGCACCTCGGCAGCGGCGCCGCGTTCCTGCGCGCGCTGCGCACGCTCGCTTCCGACAGCCGCCATCCCGAGGTCGCCGACGCGCCCTGGCTGGCGTGGGGACACTCCGCGGGCGGGCAACTGGCTTACGGGCTCGCTTGCGTGCGACCCGACCGCACGCTCGCCTTCGCGGCGATCAAGGGCGGTTACTACGAAACGGAATTCGACAAGCGCGCCCGCGCCGTGCCCGGCCTGTGGGTCGTAGGCGAGCGCGACGAGCCATTTCGCGCGCAAGCCATCACGGACCTGTTCGAGGAACATCGCAAGAACGGCGCGCTCTGGTGCGTGGCGTGGGAAAAAAACTCCGGTCACGAGGAGGGCCGCAGCCGGGAGATCGTGCTGCCGTTTTTCCGCGAGGCCGTCGCCCTGCGTCTGCCCGCCACCGGCCGCACGGTGCAACCCGTGACTGTGAGTAAAACCGCCGGCTGGCTCGGCATCCGCGCCAGTTACGCCATCACGCCGGCGGCGAAACCGCCGGTGCCTGTGCCCGCCACCGTCCGCACCGTCTGGCTGCCGGGCGAAGCGTCGGCCAGGGCGTGGGTGAAGCTCGGCGGCGGAGCCGATAACCTCGACGGCAACTGA
- a CDS encoding acriflavine resistance protein B has product MNLPELCIRRPVMTTLLTVALLVFGFVAYRALPVSDMPNVEMPTITIRANLPGASPETMASAVATPIEGQLATIAGIDSMTSVSTLGSTRITLQFALDRDIDAAAQDVQTALSAAQRNLPTEMTSTPSFRKSNPADTPILYITLSSPTLPLSQVNDYAETTLAPRISMISGVADVSVYGSQKYAVRARFDPRLLAARGIGIEEVQAALAAQNVNQPTGQIDGTRQTFTLKATGQLQNAKEFADIVVAWRNGTPVRLGELATVIDSVENTRQASTYFEQDKETGEIDSRRNIMLAVMKQAGTNTVEVVDRIRAALPAFQAELPASVRLDIMRDGSTAVRESVHDVEFTLLLSIALVILVIFLFLRSAVATVIPSVAIPLALLGTFVVMHFYGFTLDNFSLLALTLSVGFVVDDAIVMLENIVRYVEKGMSVRDAALKGAGEIGFTIISMTLSLVAVFIPLMFMSGVLGLLLHEFAITITASILVSGLVSLTLTPMLCSRFLKPKPAAPVQFGVQGLESGVQATPHVGPVASQPATPDPELQTPNLPPPEAEAHGKFYNACERLFDGALHLYERTLNVCMRHRLATVSTALVSVVLTALVFFRLPQGFIPTDDQGLISVSVEAAQSTSIDAMRTYMDEASRVVAAHPAVDAVQSTIGGGRNTGTNSGSMTVRLKDRSERASAFEVVHDLRRQLSQVVGIRAYPQVPPAIRIGGMSSKAQYQVAISGSDLNELYAVAQVMDERLRRLPALADFNSDLEITSPQLRVAIQRDHAARIGITPAQIETALYSAFGARQVSTIYTDRAQYYVIMEAEPALARDPESLLAVHLRTTSGRLVPLDAMVRIERTVGPLSVGHLGQSPSVTFSFNLQPGYALGDATRSVEEVATDVLPPSVSYSLLGTAQAFQDSLAGIGWLLVLAIFVIYVVLGILYEDFIHPLTILSGLPAAGLGALLTLWIFGEELNIMGYVGLVLLIGIVKKNAIMMIDFAMAAEREQGADFSPEKAIYQACVVRFRPIMMTTFAALAAAVPIAMGMGAGAESRRPLGLAVVGGLVVSQVLTLFITPVIYLYMEQFKQWWRGRKAAA; this is encoded by the coding sequence ATGAATCTCCCCGAGCTCTGCATCCGGCGTCCGGTGATGACGACGCTGCTCACGGTGGCGTTGCTCGTGTTCGGCTTCGTGGCGTACCGCGCCCTGCCCGTCAGCGACATGCCCAATGTCGAGATGCCCACGATCACGATCCGGGCCAATCTCCCCGGCGCCTCTCCGGAGACGATGGCCTCCGCCGTGGCCACGCCCATCGAGGGCCAGCTCGCCACCATCGCGGGCATCGACTCGATGACCTCGGTCAGCACGCTGGGCAGCACGCGCATCACGCTCCAGTTCGCGCTCGACCGCGACATCGACGCCGCCGCCCAGGATGTGCAGACGGCCCTCTCCGCCGCCCAGCGCAATCTGCCCACGGAGATGACGAGCACGCCCTCCTTCCGCAAATCCAACCCCGCCGACACGCCCATCCTCTACATCACACTCAGCTCGCCCACGCTGCCCCTGTCACAGGTCAACGACTACGCGGAAACCACGCTCGCGCCCCGTATTTCGATGATCAGCGGCGTCGCCGACGTGAGTGTGTATGGTTCCCAGAAATACGCCGTGCGCGCCCGCTTCGATCCGCGCCTGCTCGCCGCGCGCGGCATCGGCATCGAGGAGGTGCAGGCCGCCCTCGCCGCGCAAAACGTCAACCAGCCCACCGGCCAGATCGACGGCACGCGCCAGACCTTCACGCTCAAGGCCACCGGCCAGTTGCAGAATGCGAAGGAGTTTGCCGACATCGTGGTGGCCTGGCGCAACGGCACGCCCGTCCGCCTCGGCGAACTGGCCACGGTCATCGACAGCGTGGAAAACACCCGCCAGGCCAGCACCTACTTCGAACAGGACAAGGAGACCGGCGAGATCGACTCGCGCCGCAACATCATGCTCGCCGTGATGAAACAGGCCGGCACCAACACGGTCGAGGTCGTGGACCGCATCCGGGCCGCGCTGCCCGCCTTCCAGGCCGAGTTGCCCGCCTCCGTCAGGCTCGACATCATGCGCGACGGCTCGACCGCCGTGCGCGAATCCGTGCACGACGTGGAGTTCACGCTGCTGCTCTCCATCGCGCTCGTGATCCTGGTGATCTTCCTCTTCCTGCGTTCGGCCGTGGCCACGGTGATCCCGAGCGTGGCCATCCCGCTGGCGCTGCTCGGCACCTTTGTGGTGATGCACTTTTACGGGTTCACGCTGGACAATTTTTCGCTGCTCGCGCTGACGCTCTCGGTCGGCTTCGTGGTGGACGACGCCATCGTGATGCTGGAAAACATCGTCCGCTATGTGGAAAAGGGCATGTCCGTGCGCGACGCCGCGCTCAAGGGCGCGGGGGAGATCGGGTTCACGATCATCTCGATGACGCTGTCGCTCGTGGCCGTGTTTATCCCGCTGATGTTCATGAGCGGCGTGCTCGGCCTGCTGTTGCACGAGTTCGCGATCACGATCACCGCCTCGATCCTCGTCTCCGGGCTCGTGTCCCTCACGCTCACGCCGATGTTGTGCAGCCGGTTTCTGAAACCGAAACCGGCTGCGCCGGTTCAGTTTGGGGTTCAGGGTCTGGAGTCTGGTGTTCAGGCAACACCGCATGTCGGACCAGTTGCGTCGCAACCGGCAACTCCAGACCCTGAACTCCAGACGCCAAACCTCCCTCCGCCGGAGGCGGAGGCGCACGGAAAATTCTACAACGCCTGCGAACGCCTCTTCGACGGCGCGCTGCATCTCTATGAACGCACCCTGAACGTGTGCATGCGTCATCGCCTGGCGACGGTGAGCACCGCGCTCGTTTCGGTGGTGCTCACGGCGCTGGTGTTTTTCCGGCTCCCGCAGGGTTTTATCCCGACCGATGACCAGGGGCTGATCAGCGTGAGCGTGGAGGCGGCGCAAAGCACGTCCATCGACGCGATGCGCACCTACATGGACGAGGCTTCGCGGGTCGTCGCCGCGCACCCCGCGGTCGATGCCGTGCAGTCCACCATCGGCGGCGGGCGCAACACCGGCACCAACAGCGGCAGCATGACCGTGCGCCTCAAGGACCGCTCCGAGCGCGCCTCGGCCTTCGAGGTCGTCCACGACCTGCGCAGGCAGCTCTCGCAGGTCGTCGGCATCCGCGCCTATCCGCAGGTGCCCCCGGCGATCCGCATCGGCGGCATGTCCTCGAAAGCCCAATACCAGGTGGCCATCTCCGGCTCCGACCTCAACGAACTCTACGCTGTCGCCCAGGTGATGGACGAACGTCTCCGCCGCCTGCCCGCGCTGGCCGACTTCAACAGCGATCTCGAAATCACCAGCCCGCAACTGCGCGTGGCCATCCAGCGCGACCACGCGGCCAGGATCGGCATCACGCCCGCGCAGATCGAGACCGCTCTCTACAGTGCGTTCGGCGCGCGCCAGGTGAGCACGATCTACACGGACCGGGCGCAATACTACGTCATCATGGAGGCCGAACCCGCCCTGGCGCGCGATCCCGAATCGCTGCTCGCCGTCCATCTGCGCACGACGAGCGGACGGCTCGTGCCGCTCGATGCCATGGTGCGCATCGAGCGCACGGTGGGCCCGCTCAGCGTCGGCCACCTCGGGCAATCGCCGTCCGTGACCTTTTCGTTCAACCTGCAACCCGGCTACGCGCTCGGCGACGCGACGCGCTCGGTCGAGGAAGTGGCCACCGACGTGCTGCCCCCGTCCGTCAGCTACTCGCTGCTCGGCACGGCGCAGGCTTTCCAGGATTCGCTGGCGGGCATCGGCTGGCTGCTGGTGCTGGCGATCTTCGTGATCTATGTGGTGCTGGGCATCCTGTACGAGGACTTCATCCACCCGCTGACGATTCTTTCCGGCCTGCCGGCGGCGGGTCTCGGCGCGCTGCTCACGCTGTGGATATTTGGCGAGGAGCTGAATATCATGGGCTACGTGGGCCTGGTGCTGCTGATCGGCATCGTGAAAAAGAACGCGATCATGATGATCGATTTCGCGATGGCGGCGGAGCGCGAGCAGGGGGCGGATTTCTCGCCCGAGAAAGCGATTTACCAGGCGTGCGTGGTGCGTTTCCGGCCGATCATGATGACGACGTTTGCCGCGCTGGCGGCGGCGGTTCCGATCGCGATGGGCATGGGCGCGGGCGCCGAATCACGCCGGCCGCTCGGCCTCGCGGTGGTCGGCGGCCTCGTGGTCTCGCAGGTGCTCACGCTCTTCATCACGCCGGTGATCTATCTCTATATGGAGCAGTTCAAGCAGTGGTGGCGCGGGCGCAAGGCGGCGGCGTGA
- a CDS encoding RND transporter, producing MSRPVWLVAGLALAASLASCKRAAPPSGGGSAPVPIRAAKAERRTMPVTYDAVGIAQSLRSVAIQSQVDGVIESVHFRDGDTVETNALLVTLDKRPFVARLKLAEAGFRQAKVEAERATSELARYEKLVAGGLVSQETYLQYATAEATAQAAVAARQAELDTARLDLGYTEIRAPFTGRTSRLALREGSLVKANDATRPLLTINQLAPLAVEFSVTENILDSVRSALAAGTVPVEGRLQDGSGRTVRGHLDYFDNTVDATTGTIGLRAVFDNEDHALWPGVFVRVTVILGEIRDATVVPAAAVTDGQNGSLAFVVKEDNGIDIRTVLTGRRDTDLVVVTRGIAPGETVVTDGQIRLTPRSRVVIRNDAPAPGDPDGDAPDPAPGGSSPPASASAREDAGSTTTIVTPVPGAAGDNR from the coding sequence ATGTCGCGGCCGGTCTGGCTTGTGGCCGGGCTCGCGCTCGCCGCCTCCCTCGCTTCCTGCAAACGCGCCGCGCCCCCGTCGGGCGGCGGGTCCGCCCCCGTCCCCATCCGCGCAGCCAAGGCGGAACGCCGCACCATGCCGGTGACCTATGACGCCGTCGGCATCGCCCAGTCGCTCCGTTCGGTCGCCATCCAGAGCCAGGTCGATGGCGTGATTGAATCCGTTCATTTCCGTGATGGCGACACCGTCGAGACCAACGCCCTCCTCGTCACCCTCGACAAGCGCCCGTTCGTCGCCCGGCTCAAGCTCGCCGAGGCCGGGTTTCGCCAGGCCAAGGTCGAGGCCGAACGCGCCACCAGCGAACTGGCCCGCTACGAAAAACTCGTGGCCGGCGGCCTCGTCTCGCAGGAAACGTACCTGCAATACGCCACGGCCGAGGCCACCGCCCAGGCCGCCGTCGCCGCCAGGCAGGCCGAGCTGGACACCGCCCGCCTCGATCTCGGCTACACCGAAATCCGCGCGCCGTTCACCGGGCGCACCAGCCGCCTCGCCCTGCGCGAGGGCTCGCTCGTCAAGGCCAACGACGCCACCCGCCCGCTGCTCACCATCAACCAGCTCGCGCCGCTCGCGGTGGAGTTTTCCGTGACCGAGAACATCCTCGACTCCGTCCGCTCCGCGCTCGCCGCCGGCACCGTGCCCGTCGAAGGCCGTCTCCAGGACGGCTCCGGCCGCACGGTCCGTGGCCACCTCGACTATTTCGACAACACCGTGGACGCCACCACCGGCACCATCGGCCTGCGCGCCGTCTTCGACAACGAGGACCACGCGCTCTGGCCCGGCGTCTTCGTCCGCGTGACGGTCATCCTCGGCGAGATCCGCGACGCCACCGTCGTCCCGGCCGCCGCCGTCACGGACGGGCAGAACGGCTCCCTCGCTTTTGTCGTGAAAGAGGACAACGGCATCGACATCCGCACGGTCCTCACCGGCCGGCGCGACACCGATCTCGTTGTCGTGACCCGAGGCATCGCACCGGGCGAGACGGTGGTGACCGACGGCCAGATCCGCCTCACGCCGCGTTCCCGCGTGGTGATCCGCAACGATGCTCCCGCCCCCGGGGACCCGGACGGCGACGCGCCGGACCCTGCGCCGGGCGGTTCATCGCCGCCCGCGTCCGCATCCGCCCGCGAGGACGCCGGCAGCACCACGACGATCGTCACACCCGTTCCCGGCGCGGCCGGCGACAACCGATGA